One window of the Cryptococcus gattii WM276 chromosome E, complete sequence genome contains the following:
- a CDS encoding uncharacterized protein (Similar to TIGR gene model, INSD accession AAW43761.1), with product MVFGRLIHFTFDALAVSTILAGVKKTTGFSPATDLIPDSSIKSITDSYLGAGTTIFDIVSGQVVTSQYFKRS from the exons ATGGTCTTCGGTCGGCTTATCCACTTCACCTTCGACGCCCTTGCCGTGTCTACTATTCTTGCTGGCGTCAAGAAAACTACTGGCTTCTC TCCTGCCACCGATCTCATCCCCGATTCCTCTATCAAATCCATCACCGACTCATATCTCGGCGCAGGCACAACCATTTTTGACATTGTTTCTGGACAAGTCGTGACCAGTCAATATTTCAAGAGATCATAG
- a CDS encoding cyclin-dependent protein kinase regulator, putative (Similar to TIGR gene model, INSD accession AAW43759.1) produces MSHAPHPLATLEQIVSTPSAADGIPSDVENDLRIAGCMLIQEAGVMLKLPQSTMGTAQVLLHRFYYVSSMCSFGINDISISALFLASKLCESPVRLRNLINTYLYLLARIQHLLDLPADQSFHSDLSSHSDGREEDKVWEGFKFSVPGFHDEIFWDWKDVITASEMQILKRLGFNMQVDLPYNHMINYLKILDLVFEDDVTQMCWSILNDMLLTPLYAIHPPHTIACISILLTTRLLRIPLPPKWYLLFDVSYDEIWSGCGVVMRLWNDWGLDRPRGDTKISIRAPNEEEEGKKGKESRWRRAWVLAQSRKAVRRWVEGLEKA; encoded by the exons ATGTCTCACGCACCTCATCCTCTGGCGACTTTGGAGCAGATCGTCTCCACACCTTCAGCTGCAGATGGGATTCCGAGCGATGTGGAGAATGATCTGCGCATAGCAGGGTGCATGCTAATACAAGAGGCGGGCGTGATGCTGAAGCT GCCGCAGAGCACCATGGGAACAGCTCAAGTCTTGTTACACCGGTTCTACTACGTTTCTTCCATGTGCTCTTTTGGCATCAAT GATATATCAATATCGGCTCTCTTCTTGGCATCTAAACTCTGCGAGAGTCCTGTTCGTTTACGAAATCTAATCAACACTTATCTTTACCTCCTGGCTCGTATTCAACACCTTCTTGACCTTCCGGCCGACCAGTCATTCCATTCAGATCTTTCGTCACACTCtgatggaagagaagaagataagGTATGGGAAGGATTCAAGTTCAGTGTACCGGGATTCCATGACGAGATATTCTGGGACTGGAAGGATGTTATCACAGCGTCGGAAATGCAAATTCTCAAGAGATTGGGGTTTAACATGCAG GTTGATTTGCCGTATAATCATATGATCAACTATCTCAAGATTCTGGACCTGGTATTCGAGGATGATGTGACTCAAATGTGTTGGTCTATCTTGAATGACAT GCTTCTGACACCATTATATGCCATTCACCCCCCTCACACAATCGCATGTATATCAATTCTTCTCACTACACGACTTCTCCGTATTCCCCTCCCCCCCAAATGGTATCTCCTCTTCGACGTATCTTATGATGAGATTTGGTCAGGATGTGGCGTCGTCATGAGACTATGGAATGATTGGGGACTGGACCGGCCGAGGGGAGACACGAAAATAAGCATAAGGGCGCCgaacgaagaagaggaaggaaaaaaaggcAAGGAGTCTAGATGGAGAAGAGCATGGGTACTAGCTCAGTCTAGAAAAGCGGTGAGACGGTGGGTTGAAGGGCTGGAGAAGGCGTAG
- a CDS encoding Hypothetical Protein (Similar to TIGR gene model, INSD accession AAW43757.1), translated as MSDDDWDVDETVAPAAPAVALPPKVPAKKWADEDAEDNDNDDDWDKSDDEKPQATKTATVAPAKKKGTLKQKLAEKEKLAREAKAKGVDDDDDLMYTMTEQEKRRLAREKEQEADLAVASELMGAVDLGDEGDVLKSVLSARPSTKNDFTELSKNIYTSIIKKHESNPLYSQFVEQLAKDISAALTAVQTRKVSSALSVLGNTKQQEERDKASGKKKAASKPKLGGTKVSSKVDTEAYDDVLGDDDFM; from the exons ATGTCCGACGACGACTGGG ATGTTGATGAGACTGTCGCCCCTGCTGCCCCTGCCGTAGCACTCCCTCCCAAAGTCCCCGCTAAGAAGTGGGCCGATGAGGATGCTGAGGACAATGACAAT GACGACGATTGGGACAAGTCTGATGATGAGAAACCACAAGCGACCAAGACGGCTACCGTTGCACcagcaaagaagaaaggtACTCTCAAGCAAAAGCTTGCcgagaaggagaagctTGCCAGGGAAGCT AAGGCGAAGGGAGTGgacgatgacgatgacTTGATGTACACTATGACTGAGCAGGAGAAACGGCGGTTGGCTAGAGAGAAGGAGCAAGAAGCTGACTTAGCTGTTGCTTCTGAACTCATGGGCGCTGTCGACTTGGGTGACG AGGGCGATGTACTCAAGAGCGTGCTTTCCGCCCGTCCATCGACCAAAAATGACTTTACCGAACTCTCCAAGAACATCTACACTTCCATCATTAAGAAGCACGAATCCAATCCTCTTTACTCTCAATTTGTCGAGCAGCTTGCCAAGGACATTAGTGCCGCGCTTACCGCTGTTCAGACTAGGAAGGTGTCTTCAGCTTTGAGTGTATTGGGTAACACCAAGCAACAAGAGGAGAGAGATAAGGCCAgcggaaagaagaaa GCTGCGTCTAAGCCCAAGCTAGGCGGTACCAAGGTGTCGTCCAAGGTTGACACTGAGGCCTACGACGATGTTCTTGGAGACGACGATTTCATGTAA
- a CDS encoding Hypothetical Protein (Similar to TIGR gene model, INSD accession AAW43887.1) translates to MTTPASMAFSALLSLTGLLFIFWHTWHYDRWRCLLYTKDNWFRATMCHILLLSVMGLQVYTWIDVHVLYSEYWIYYPPLKETIVTPYQLYSQTHYDLFKTSLYFITIAWGFLQGVHLEEFLYWGYLIKSINTPGGPQTSWLRSGFFKAWIGLFICSFALLIASVHIENTDLDMIRAYLFCVGSSLSILLAFASVALCLIFPSFLRNVRRLGANAEVLERLHFFSEMNEIRTACRLVYSICFLIISADAFTAEKRVNRSQFWSDTLYLSGQLGLFCATCLSVVVLIPRNMTSESLPSGNQDVQPIVPYNRHPPEGYSAKQFMELGERLNVGNEAKAIGLVTNPRGFEMQVSPPSDNHDDSSSGYSGRTKVDAPFAEVADKTRVARLSELSGLPSVVQRFKSPFDIAEHKVKGPTQVFVTTSHTIVEE, encoded by the exons ATGACAAC ACCAGCATCCATGGCCTTCTCGGcccttctctctctcaCCGGTCTACTCTTTATTTTTTGGCATACATGGCACTATGACCGCTGGAG GTGTCTTCTTTACACCAAAGACAACTGGTTCCGAGCTACGATGTGCCATATTCTCTTACTCTCAGTAATGGGTCTGCAAG TCTACACATGGATAGATGTACATGTCCTATACTCAGAGTACTGGATCTATTACCCTCCACTTAAAGAGACTATCGTTACTCCTTACCAACTTTACAGTCAAACTCATTACGATCTTTTCAAGACTAGTTTGTACTTCATCACCATTGCATGGGGATTCTTACAGGGTGTCCATCTTGAGGAG TTTTTGTACTGGGGTTACTTAATCAAATCTATCAATACACCTGGAGGACCTCAAACATCCTGGCTGCGCTCTGGTTTCTTTAAAGCTTGGATCGGTCTCTTCATTTGTTCCTTTGCTCTCTTGATTGCGTCTGTGCATATCGAAAACACCGACCTTGACATGATCAGGGCGTATCTTTTTTGTGTTGGTTCGAGCTTGAGTATATT GCTCGCTTTTGCCTCTGTCGCTTTGTGTCTcatcttcccttccttcctcagGAACGTCCGTCGCTTGGGCGCCAACGCTGAGGTATTAGAAAGATTGCACTTCTTTTCAGAGATGAACGAGATCCGTACTGCCTGCCGTCTCGTCTACAGCATTTGTTTC TTGATCATATCGGCTGATGCGTTTACCGCAGAGAAGAGGGTGAACAGAAGTCAGTTCTGGTCAGACACTTTGTATCTGTCTGGTCAGCTGGGACTGTTCTGCGCTACATGCCTTTCCGTTGTT GTCCTTATCCCCCGAAACATGACATCTGAATCACTTCCCAGCGGTAATCAAGACGTCCAACCTATTGTTCCCTACAATCGACATCCTCCCGAAGGTTACTCCGCCAAGCAGTTCATGGAACTTGGTGAACGTCTCAACGTCGGTAACGAAGCCAAAGCAATAGGTCTCGTGACTAATCCCCGCGGATTCGAGATGCAAGTCTCCCCTCCCAGCGACAATCACGATGACTCCAGTTCTGGCTATTCTGGCAGGACAAAGGTCGATGCACCCTTTGCAGAGGTAGCTGATAAGACAAGAGTTGCCAGATTAAGCGAACTGTCGGGTCTGCCGAGTGTGGTGCAAAGGTTCAAGAGTCCGTTCGACATCGCGGAGCACAAGGTCAAGGGGCCAACACAGGTGTTTGTCACTACAAGTCATACCATCGTGGAGGAATAG
- a CDS encoding uncharacterized protein (Similar to TIGR gene model, INSD accession AAW43755.1) produces the protein MSAPATRSEISHNPGKMSVTSAVSGEKVEEDVQSRMKLYGAIQAFRDGRMPDNEQIGSVLEYAIAHSPVDLQKLSPEGRVLIDDFRDTLETLRMIVHEKNADELFQNAVWSSYHGDVSKAKQDGVVPVSNEQAKQDGKTAASHIRVLITLFLTNSEARKLLKDFGIVGRDIFATAATKAADKARPSQEQLDSVDQEAPSHEWIGADGKKLGPNETPDLQIKGPGGTQARYHPRDDPRDAQLIDDKGNSRTAGQAYDQAQEAKADAQSKAQDLKSSASENKEPVKQQARSHAQDIVGSRDPNASLSEQKEQVKGAASDKRDAANAQASQNLPDPNDEGNQQKARGKAAELRDRIPEEHRKKAADYIQKSKNFMNDEFPEERRDQFIYRLKKVVVECQGHKDYQEAMTWLLDTLENYKGHAKHVANKGAESAQTVANDPAVGDSTIQFRTLLERFANGKSLDNVFSALDQIYTDAQNDSELREWFTTLNDYMHRVLLEPGYILDEDSDREAKELRESGKKFFQDKYKGHQELLFDELQVWLTAFGEDPLNVRLGDDIKRFCKDLLFNHEGNLTFKPKLWNDVRQVLLPMLLKQVNYVPIPRAEYSDNSIDLVIEDLILSGPNLFPNIVHIESFNSFTFSPYPKLNQTMDNQHHKFRLGLSQIQADIRDVAFAFRRKSGWPKLSDHGLADVILAGKGISIDVELESIENRRDTVFKTNFVHVSIDTLKFSIRNSKHDLLYKFIKSTATGLIKRAITAAVQNAMHTALGHLDEQLVEVRNRVEEAKQSDETTRTQALKDLYARKKESAHEKKAAADEKTGTFKIITDRDSQLNPELTHDGGKSWAKRAFKVEDAARTGKEWRSPAFNLIDPAHPAVTGKPHPAVQNADDEANNLKQKAEAAAPGVAAGTKRL, from the exons ATGAGCGCACCAGCCACCAGATCCGAAATTTCCCATAATCCCGGAAAGATGAGCGTTACCAGTGCCGTCTCCGGAGAGaaggttgaagaagatgttCAGTCTAGAATGAAGTTGTATGGTGCTATTCAAGCTTTTAGGGATGG TCGTATGCCTGACAATGAGCAAATCGGCTCTGTTCTCGAATACGCCATCGCCCACTCCCCTGTCGACCTCCAAAAGCTTTCACCGGAAGGACGAGTCCTCATCGATGACTTCAGGGACACTCTCGAAACACTCCGTATGATCGTTCACGAGAAGAACGCCGATGAGCTTTTCCAAAATGCTGTCTGGTCGTCATATCATGGTGATGTTTCAAAAGCCAAGCAAGATGGTGTCGTTCCCGTCAGCAATGAACAGGCCAAGCAAGATGGTAAAACTG CCGCTTCCCACATTCGTGTCCTCAtcaccctcttcctcaCCAACTCCGAAGCCAGAAAACTCCTAAAAGACTTCGGCATCGTTGGGCGAGATATCTTCGCTACCGCCGCTACTAAGGCTGCCGACAAAGCTCGACCCTCTCAAGAACAGCTCGACTCTGTTGACCAGGAAGCTCCTTCTCATGAGTGGATAGGTGCCGATGGTAAGAAGCTTGGTCCCAACGAGACTCCCGACCTCCAGATCAAGGGTCCGGGGGGTACTCAGGCTCGGTACCACCCCAGAGACGACCCTCGAGATGCTCA GCTCATCGACGACAAGGGCAACTCTCGAACTGCTGGCCAGGCCTACGACCAGGCCCAAGAAGCCAAGGCTGATGCCCAGTCCAAGGCTCAGGACCTTAAGTCTTCTGCTAGTGAGAACAAGGAGCCTGTCAAACAGCAGGCTCGTTCCCACGCCCAAGATATCGTCGGTAGCCGTGACCCCAACGCTTCCTTGTCTGAGCAGAAAGAGCAGGTTAAGGGCGCTGCCTCCGATAAGCGGGATGCAGCTAATGCGCAAGCCAGCCAGAATCTTCCCGACCCCAATGATGAGGGTAACCAGCAGAAGGCCAGGGGTAAGGCTGCCGAATTGAGAGACCGAATCCCTGAGGAACACAGGAAAAAAGCGGCCGACTACATTCAGAAATCCAAGAACTTCATGAACGATGAGTTCCCcgaggagaggagagatCAATTCATCTACAGGCTTAAGAAG GTTGTCGTTGAATGCCAGGGTCACAAGGACTACCAGGAGGCCATGACTTGGCTCCTCGACACCCTCGAGAACTACAAAGGTCACGCTAAGCACGTTGCCAACAAGGGCGCGGAGTCAGCTCAGACCGTTGCCAACGACCCTGCCGTCGGCGACTCCACTATTCAGTTCCGAACCCTTCTCGAGCGATTCGCCAACGGCAAGTCTCTCGACAACGTCTTCTCTGCTCTGGACCAGATTTACACCGACGCTCAGAACGACTCTGAACTCCGCGAGTGGTTCACCACCCTCAACGACTACATGCACCGAGTACTCCTTGAACCCGGTTACATCCTTGATGAGGACTCTGACCGTGAGGCCAAGGAGCTTCGAGAGTCTGGCAAGAAATTCTTCCAGGACAAGTACAAGGGCCATCAGGAGCTTCTTTTCGATGAGCTCCAAGTCTGGTTAACTGCCTTTGGCGAAGACCCGCTCAACGTCCGTCTTGGTGACGACATCAAGCGATTCTGCAAGGACTTGCTCTTCAACCACGAGGGTAACCTTACTTTCAAGCCCAAGCTTTGGAACGATGTTCGACAGGTTTTGCTGCCTATGCTCCTCAAGCAAGTCAACTACGTTCCCATCCCCCGCGCTGAGTACTCCGACAACAGTATCGACTTGGTCATCGAGGACTTAATCCTTTCTGGTCCTAACCTCTTCCCCAACATTGTCCACATTGAGTCTTTCAACTCTTTCACTTTCAGCCCTTACCCAAAGTTGAACCAGACTATGGACAACCAGCACCACAAGTTCAGATTGGGTCTCAGTCAGATCCAGGCCGACATTCGAGATGTTGCCTTTGCCTTTAGGCGTAAGAGCGGATGGCCCAAGCTTTCTGATCACGGTCTGGCCGATGTTATTCTTGCTGGAAAGGGTATCTCTATTGACGTCGAGCTTGAGTCTATCGAGAACCGACGGGACACTGTCTTCAAGACCAACTTCGTTCACGTCAGCATTGACACTCTCAAGTTCTCCATCAGGAACTCCAAGCACGATTTGCTTTACAAA TTTATCAAGTCTACCGCCACTGGTCTTATTAAGAGGGCTATCACCGCCGCTGTACAGAATGCCATGCATACCGCTCTGGGTCACCTTGATGAGCAGCTTGTCGAGGTCCGAAACAGG GTCGAGGAGGCCAAACAGTCTGATGAGACAACCCGAACTCAGGCTCTCAAAGACCTCTATGCCCGCAAGAAAGAGAGTGCTCatgagaagaaggccgCGGCCGACGAGAAGACTGGTACTTTCAAGATTATCACCGACCGTGACAGTCAGCTCAACCCCGAGCTCACCCACGACGGTGGCAAGTCATGGGCTAAGCGAGCATTCAAGGTTGAAGACGCTGCTCGTACCGGCAAGGAATGGAGGTCACCGGCCTTCAACCTTATTGACCCTGCCCACCCTGCGGTGACTGGCAAGCCCCACCCGGCAGTCCAAAATGCGGATGACGAGGCGAACAACTTGAAGCAGAAGGCCGAGGCTGCGGCTCCTGGTGTGGCAGCTGGGACTAAGAGGTTGTAA